From a region of the Odoribacter splanchnicus DSM 20712 genome:
- a CDS encoding SusC/RagA family TonB-linked outer membrane protein translates to MKKKQLYGRGVPMLCIACQLTVAPLFFSSHVQAVPVAPTFLTTAQTQEMRTIKGIVRDVNNQPLPGATIRIKGTSTGVVSDVDGNYTITVPDDPNTTLLVSFVGMKPQEQKIGKSTALNFILEEDATVLDQVVVNGVFERKANTFTGSVRTIGKDDLKRVGNSNVLQSLKNLDPSIMFFDNMSLGSDPNAMPEMVLRGKSSINMEDVDLKATYQNDPNAPLFVLDGFETSLQKIMDLDMDRVESLTILKDASAKAIYGSKAANGVIVIELKKNPSGDLRVTYNGSMEIEAPDLSSYDLCNAAEKLEVEQAFGMFNDPGADFESQRMMIKMYNQRQSAVKSGINTDWISKPLRLGVGNKHSLSVELGDKALQAIVDLSYQNIKGVMKGSDRTNISGAISLLYRHQNFLFRNQLTITSNEAHDSKYGTFDEYTKLNPYYTPYDQYGHLTDNIVPSLDPGNSVTVNAWYEDIEFEANPLYNAQLNTLLQDKYVDITNNFELQWFVMTGLKATARFGLTEQRSRSDEFYPSDHLKFASYSTDRLTEKGSYDLENGEQHSLSGKFDVQYNKNFLSVHDIFVNAGFDLSRKQSSTNLQQAEGFPSDKMTDIIFARQYLKDAKPKGTEETVKDFGYYLSANYSYDNRLNFDATFRQSASSMYGANSRWGKFWSVGGSWNIHNESWMEGSNITQLRLRATTGSTGSQSSAAYNALASYEYFLDKTYGGQLGAQLLNMRNEDLQWQEKVEQNYGFDFNYKNRYSFTFEYYHSITNNAVNPLSLAPSTGFTTVQENVGKVLNRGFDLRAGATVWQQPADRSYLSFSLMISRNKNILKEISEAMRSYNEQQEELATEGNVPVQKYYDGVSMDAIWAMPSLGIDPANGREIYIAKDENGNPYRTYTYDAAQQVICGDELPKFQGNAGVNFEYKGFGINAVLTYQYGAKMYNQTLVDKVENADMKYNVDRRIYTDRWRKPGDIALYKAISEEVYVSEKQQFASEKTYPTSRFVQKRNELKISSLQLSYDFFRHDFVKKIGLERILLRFNANDLFTFSSIDIERGTSYPFARTFNFSLNVTL, encoded by the coding sequence ATGAAAAAGAAACAACTTTACGGACGGGGAGTCCCTATGCTCTGCATAGCCTGCCAACTCACAGTGGCTCCTCTGTTTTTTTCAAGTCATGTGCAGGCAGTCCCGGTCGCTCCAACCTTCCTGACGACCGCACAAACACAAGAGATGAGAACAATCAAAGGGATTGTCAGAGATGTCAACAACCAGCCATTACCCGGAGCGACCATCCGGATTAAGGGTACCTCTACAGGCGTGGTGTCGGATGTGGACGGGAATTATACCATTACCGTACCCGATGACCCGAATACTACCCTGCTCGTGTCGTTTGTCGGCATGAAACCCCAGGAGCAGAAAATTGGCAAATCGACGGCACTGAATTTCATCCTCGAAGAGGATGCCACCGTCTTGGATCAGGTGGTGGTGAACGGAGTATTTGAACGTAAGGCTAACACTTTCACCGGTTCGGTGAGGACTATCGGGAAAGATGACCTAAAGCGCGTGGGGAACTCTAATGTGTTGCAGTCGTTGAAGAACCTGGATCCTTCCATCATGTTTTTCGACAACATGTCTTTAGGTTCGGATCCGAACGCTATGCCTGAAATGGTGTTACGCGGCAAGTCCTCCATTAATATGGAAGATGTGGATCTGAAGGCGACCTACCAGAACGACCCGAATGCGCCTTTATTCGTGCTGGACGGTTTCGAGACCTCCCTCCAGAAAATCATGGACCTTGATATGGATAGGGTGGAAAGTTTGACCATTCTGAAAGATGCCTCGGCAAAGGCCATTTATGGTTCGAAAGCAGCCAATGGTGTGATTGTCATTGAATTGAAGAAGAATCCGTCCGGAGACTTGCGCGTCACTTACAATGGAAGCATGGAAATCGAGGCTCCGGACCTCAGTTCGTACGATTTGTGCAATGCTGCGGAAAAACTGGAGGTGGAACAGGCTTTCGGGATGTTCAACGATCCGGGAGCCGATTTCGAATCACAGCGCATGATGATTAAAATGTATAACCAACGCCAGTCGGCCGTCAAATCGGGAATCAACACGGATTGGATATCCAAGCCGTTGCGGTTGGGTGTGGGCAACAAGCATAGCCTTTCTGTGGAATTGGGCGACAAGGCATTACAGGCCATCGTCGATTTGTCTTACCAGAACATCAAGGGGGTTATGAAAGGTTCGGATCGTACAAACATCTCCGGAGCAATCTCCCTGTTGTACAGGCATCAGAATTTTCTGTTCAGAAACCAGTTGACTATCACTTCCAACGAAGCGCACGACTCCAAGTACGGGACTTTCGATGAATACACCAAACTCAACCCTTATTACACACCCTACGATCAATACGGTCATTTGACCGACAATATCGTCCCTTCTTTGGATCCGGGAAACAGTGTCACGGTGAATGCATGGTATGAGGATATTGAATTTGAGGCGAATCCCCTGTACAATGCACAGTTGAACACACTCTTACAGGACAAATACGTCGACATCACCAATAATTTCGAACTACAATGGTTTGTCATGACCGGCCTGAAGGCTACAGCCCGTTTCGGACTTACAGAACAACGCAGCAGGAGCGACGAGTTTTATCCGTCGGATCATCTGAAATTCGCCTCCTACAGTACCGACCGTCTGACGGAAAAGGGGAGCTACGACCTGGAAAACGGCGAACAACATTCCTTGAGCGGTAAGTTCGACGTACAATATAACAAGAATTTCCTGAGTGTGCATGACATTTTTGTCAATGCAGGTTTTGATCTGTCGCGCAAACAGTCTTCCACCAATCTGCAACAGGCAGAAGGTTTTCCGAGCGACAAGATGACCGACATTATCTTTGCCCGGCAATATCTGAAAGATGCCAAGCCCAAAGGGACGGAGGAGACTGTAAAGGATTTCGGTTATTATCTGTCGGCAAACTATTCCTATGACAATCGTCTGAACTTCGACGCCACTTTCCGTCAGAGCGCATCCAGCATGTACGGAGCCAACAGTCGTTGGGGGAAATTCTGGAGTGTGGGAGGAAGCTGGAACATACACAACGAGAGCTGGATGGAAGGTTCCAACATCACCCAATTGCGCTTAAGGGCAACGACAGGCTCGACCGGTTCCCAAAGCTCGGCAGCTTATAACGCATTGGCCTCATACGAATATTTCCTTGACAAGACATACGGAGGCCAGTTGGGAGCGCAATTGCTGAACATGCGCAACGAGGATTTACAGTGGCAGGAGAAAGTAGAGCAGAACTATGGCTTTGACTTCAATTATAAAAACCGTTATTCGTTTACTTTCGAATACTACCATTCCATTACAAACAATGCGGTGAACCCTCTGAGCCTGGCTCCGTCTACCGGTTTCACCACCGTTCAGGAAAACGTCGGAAAAGTATTGAACCGGGGGTTCGACCTACGTGCCGGAGCGACCGTATGGCAACAGCCGGCAGACCGTTCCTATCTGTCGTTCTCCCTTATGATATCGCGCAACAAAAACATCCTGAAGGAAATATCCGAAGCCATGCGTTCCTATAACGAACAGCAGGAGGAACTGGCTACTGAAGGTAATGTACCTGTCCAGAAATATTACGACGGTGTTTCCATGGATGCCATCTGGGCGATGCCTTCCTTAGGGATAGACCCGGCCAATGGCCGCGAAATCTATATCGCGAAAGACGAGAACGGCAATCCTTACCGGACCTATACTTACGATGCGGCCCAGCAGGTCATCTGCGGTGATGAACTACCCAAATTCCAGGGGAATGCCGGTGTCAATTTCGAGTACAAAGGATTCGGCATCAATGCTGTACTGACTTATCAGTACGGGGCCAAAATGTATAACCAGACATTGGTTGACAAAGTGGAAAACGCCGACATGAAATATAACGTGGACCGACGCATCTATACCGACCGTTGGCGCAAACCGGGAGATATCGCCTTGTACAAAGCAATCAGCGAAGAAGTGTATGTGTCCGAAAAGCAGCAGTTCGCTTCAGAGAAGACATATCCTACCTCCCGTTTTGTGCAGAAACGGAACGAATTGAAGATATCCTCCCTGCAACTGTCATACGACTTCTTCCGTCATGACTTTGTGAAGAAAATCGGTCTTGAAAGGATTCTGCTGCGGTTCAATGCAAACGACCTTTTCACCTTTTCAAGCATCGACATTGAGCGGGGAACCTCCTATCCTTTCGCCAGAACGTTCAATTTCTCCTTAAATGTGACCTTATAA
- a CDS encoding RagB/SusD family nutrient uptake outer membrane protein — protein sequence MKKNIIYSLSLFLLLSLSACNQWLEVEPKTEIKSDKMFENETGFRDALIGCYMMMADSTLYGRESTVCFFDVLAQQYDMATNNPYNNLKQYRYESYTGTIDGIWQKTYRIIANLNALLEVSDEKKAILHPTTYGIIKGEAIGLRAFLHFELLRIFGWGNLENQPSNLDKLSIPYVTEYSKVLTKQSTVKEVLGYIHRDLAEADSLLNYWDSYGTAIKGDDYEMDENDLFFKERKSRFNYYAVKATEARVCMWEGKYKEALEAIEELFMKKQVIPWVDPESSVHVEEKMRDLSFTAEHIFYLEVNQLYKTLRPYVEQYKINADFSSTDNEKVFYTTKTKGESLYEIADGTGVSDIRYMRWFNKTEAKAWTFLKFYEPADSESRAKNKMPLMRKPEMYYYAAECYNNLNNPQKAVDALNAVRVARGILYEKNLPASLSKEEISREIQKEWQKEFAGEGQLFFYYKRLGLNIPNASLGAGDALFVLPLPETEVEIGGREDYGNSINK from the coding sequence ATGAAAAAGAATATCATATATAGTTTGTCATTGTTCCTGCTCCTTTCCCTGTCGGCCTGCAACCAATGGCTGGAAGTGGAGCCTAAAACGGAAATCAAGAGTGACAAGATGTTTGAGAATGAAACCGGCTTCAGAGATGCCCTGATCGGATGCTACATGATGATGGCGGATTCCACCCTTTACGGGCGGGAATCCACTGTCTGCTTTTTTGATGTGCTGGCACAGCAGTATGACATGGCCACGAACAATCCTTACAACAATCTCAAGCAGTACCGTTATGAAAGCTATACCGGGACCATCGACGGTATCTGGCAAAAAACCTACCGCATCATCGCCAACCTGAACGCGCTGCTCGAAGTGAGCGACGAAAAAAAGGCCATCCTGCATCCCACCACTTACGGCATCATCAAAGGAGAAGCCATCGGTCTGCGGGCTTTCCTGCACTTTGAACTGCTGCGCATATTCGGCTGGGGAAATCTGGAGAACCAGCCTTCCAACCTGGACAAGCTTTCCATCCCTTACGTGACGGAGTATAGCAAGGTGCTCACCAAACAATCTACCGTAAAAGAAGTACTGGGATACATTCACCGGGATCTTGCGGAAGCGGATTCACTGCTGAACTACTGGGATTCTTACGGAACTGCAATCAAAGGAGATGACTATGAGATGGATGAGAACGATCTCTTTTTCAAGGAACGGAAGAGCCGTTTCAATTACTATGCAGTCAAAGCAACGGAAGCGCGTGTGTGTATGTGGGAGGGGAAATACAAGGAGGCTCTGGAGGCCATTGAGGAACTGTTCATGAAGAAGCAGGTTATCCCTTGGGTGGATCCTGAATCAAGTGTGCATGTGGAAGAAAAAATGAGGGATTTGTCGTTTACCGCCGAGCACATCTTTTATCTGGAAGTGAACCAGCTATATAAGACACTCCGTCCTTATGTAGAGCAGTACAAGATAAACGCGGACTTTTCCAGCACTGACAATGAAAAGGTGTTCTATACTACCAAGACCAAGGGGGAAAGCCTTTATGAAATCGCCGATGGGACAGGCGTGTCGGATATCCGGTATATGCGGTGGTTTAACAAGACGGAAGCAAAAGCCTGGACTTTTCTGAAATTCTACGAACCGGCAGATTCAGAATCCAGGGCAAAAAACAAGATGCCCTTGATGCGCAAACCGGAGATGTACTATTATGCGGCGGAGTGCTATAACAACCTGAACAATCCCCAAAAGGCAGTCGACGCACTGAACGCCGTGCGGGTGGCCAGAGGCATCCTATATGAGAAAAACCTGCCCGCCTCCTTGAGCAAAGAGGAAATCAGCCGGGAAATACAGAAAGAATGGCAAAAGGAGTTTGCAGGAGAAGGGCAATTGTTCTTCTATTACAAACGATTGGGGTTGAACATTCCCAATGCCTCCTTAGGTGCCGGCGATGCCTTGTTTGTTCTACCCCTGCCCGAAACGGAGGTTGAAATAGGAGGACGTGAAGATTATGGCAATAGTATCAATAAATAA
- a CDS encoding DUF4843 domain-containing protein: MRNFIFQLIIIASALFAGVSCSKEKVTLYTEAPGIYFNGFSTTYNFTEHPENVEIGCDTVNIPFLITGSAMDKERVIKVRLSPEDTITAEESMYELLSGSVPAGSYQGQLQVKINYSPLLDDSVYVTRLRVVATEDFPVTDLNGRVFSLYITNKIGRPANWSQLNNYFGEYSDSWYRFILDATGLPSLPYWSPRGSADPNNPDPERWTMTGTEVKAYAALVKEKLTEYNNEHPGNPLKHEDGEYKGQPVTMP; this comes from the coding sequence ATGAGAAACTTTATTTTTCAGTTAATCATCATAGCTTCCGCCCTGTTTGCAGGGGTCTCCTGCTCCAAGGAGAAGGTGACGCTGTATACGGAAGCTCCGGGAATCTACTTCAACGGATTCTCCACCACTTATAATTTTACGGAACATCCTGAAAATGTGGAAATCGGATGTGACACTGTCAATATCCCTTTCCTCATTACCGGGAGTGCGATGGATAAAGAGCGTGTGATTAAGGTGAGGCTGTCACCGGAGGATACAATTACAGCCGAGGAGAGTATGTATGAACTCCTGTCGGGGAGTGTCCCCGCAGGAAGTTATCAGGGGCAGTTGCAGGTGAAAATAAACTACAGTCCGTTGCTGGACGATTCCGTCTATGTGACCAGACTGCGGGTGGTGGCCACGGAAGATTTTCCTGTCACGGATTTGAACGGGAGGGTTTTCAGCCTGTATATCACCAATAAAATCGGACGACCGGCCAATTGGAGTCAATTAAATAACTATTTTGGGGAGTATTCCGACTCATGGTACCGTTTCATTTTAGATGCAACCGGGCTTCCCTCCCTCCCCTATTGGTCTCCCAGAGGCAGTGCGGATCCGAACAATCCCGATCCGGAACGCTGGACCATGACCGGTACAGAGGTAAAAGCCTACGCCGCTTTGGTGAAAGAAAAACTGACCGAATACAACAATGAGCATCCCGGCAACCCGTTGAAGCATGAAGACGGAGAATATAAGGGACAGCCGGTCACCATGCCTTAA
- a CDS encoding PKD-like family lipoprotein, which produces MKIKTLLVALLGSLFLASCFEDDSSLNYKLMNPIVIDLGDEPTTYKVFAFDTLEIKPITYKEGVPDADLSFKWTLEGNTIIPKVIDSTMTLKYMVDVSAQNNAYKLVYEVRDNTTDIIQEQVFDVTVMSPFGSGLIVCDTKDEMTSDVSLIMAYNFTDSYRKEQDTVMRNLFSSVNGRKINGVATAVRSTTYQVNRSLTIGTDHTLDRVDPFNYSYIDGNGDMFVIDPGQYNVTTIGYDPQIGAELLAITGKIYPRSMQQDNKVYSYYLQTSDMSDYYMGIFYRPAWENGIGFDEKNGRLLEFDSDDQLKVFNSAKLPADAPFDQNKLQGFTCLAMFSGDDSQMHIILKEKDPKTGKAKTNGKIYSYITLRTYDPETDNGKPLKIIDLNSFPEIQDARFFEGTETQNVIYYATSTKIYSINLAIANPLVTLEYTAPEGEEITSMMAWKEYQGKVDYTNPNPNADADDKVIEVSNNNRMIVLSTYNPSSREGFVRTVAIATLGTGTLEKNRELHGEFGGFGRITATNIQKAF; this is translated from the coding sequence ATGAAGATAAAAACATTACTTGTAGCCCTATTGGGAAGCCTGTTTCTGGCTTCCTGTTTCGAGGACGACTCTTCCTTGAACTATAAACTGATGAACCCGATTGTCATCGATCTGGGTGATGAACCGACCACCTATAAAGTTTTCGCATTCGACACCTTGGAGATAAAGCCGATTACTTACAAAGAAGGCGTGCCGGACGCAGATCTCTCGTTCAAATGGACCCTGGAAGGCAATACCATTATTCCTAAAGTCATCGATTCCACCATGACCCTGAAATACATGGTCGATGTCAGTGCGCAAAACAATGCCTACAAACTGGTGTATGAAGTGAGGGACAATACCACGGACATCATCCAGGAACAAGTGTTCGATGTGACGGTGATGAGTCCGTTCGGGAGCGGTCTGATCGTGTGTGACACAAAAGACGAGATGACTTCCGATGTGTCGCTGATCATGGCATACAATTTCACCGATAGCTATCGCAAAGAACAGGATACGGTGATGCGGAATCTGTTTTCGAGTGTCAATGGTCGGAAAATCAATGGAGTTGCGACAGCCGTCCGTTCTACCACTTATCAGGTCAACCGTTCGCTGACCATCGGGACCGACCACACTTTGGACCGGGTGGACCCTTTCAATTATTCCTATATCGACGGCAACGGCGACATGTTTGTCATCGATCCCGGCCAGTACAATGTGACTACCATTGGCTATGATCCGCAAATAGGGGCAGAACTTCTTGCCATTACCGGCAAAATCTATCCGAGGAGCATGCAACAAGACAACAAGGTGTATTCCTATTATCTTCAGACCAGCGATATGTCCGACTATTACATGGGCATTTTCTACCGTCCGGCCTGGGAAAATGGAATCGGGTTTGACGAGAAAAACGGACGCTTGTTGGAATTTGACAGCGACGACCAGTTGAAAGTGTTCAACAGTGCCAAGCTTCCCGCCGACGCCCCTTTCGATCAAAACAAACTGCAGGGCTTTACCTGCCTGGCCATGTTTTCCGGTGACGACAGCCAGATGCACATCATCCTGAAAGAAAAAGACCCGAAAACAGGGAAGGCCAAGACCAACGGGAAAATCTATTCGTATATAACTTTACGGACTTATGACCCTGAGACTGATAATGGGAAACCATTGAAAATTATCGACCTGAACAGTTTTCCCGAGATTCAGGACGCACGCTTTTTTGAGGGGACGGAAACCCAGAATGTCATTTATTATGCCACTTCCACCAAAATCTATTCCATCAACCTGGCTATCGCCAATCCTCTTGTGACCCTAGAATATACGGCGCCCGAAGGAGAGGAAATCACTTCCATGATGGCATGGAAAGAATATCAGGGAAAAGTGGACTACACCAATCCCAATCCGAACGCGGATGCCGACGATAAGGTGATAGAGGTAAGCAACAACAACCGTATGATTGTATTGTCGACCTACAATCCCTCAAGCCGGGAAGGGTTCGTCAGGACTGTCGCCATCGCCACCCTGGGTACGGGCACTTTGGAGAAGAACCGGGAACTGCACGGCGAGTTCGGAGGATTCGGCCGCATTACAGCCACCAATATACAGAAAGCGTTCTAA
- a CDS encoding calcium-binding EGF-like domain-containing protein, with protein sequence MKTNLRKMILWTIALLAISIMTTSSVNPGYDEFGNDINECLEDPCPEGYTCMNLPGSFL encoded by the coding sequence ATGAAAACAAATTTGCGAAAAATGATTCTATGGACAATTGCTTTGCTCGCAATCAGTATTATGACGACAAGTTCTGTAAACCCCGGTTATGATGAATTTGGTAATGACATTAATGAATGTTTGGAAGATCCTTGTCCAGAAGGCTATACATGTATGAATTTGCCAGGAAGTTTTTTGTGA
- a CDS encoding 6-bladed beta-propeller has product MSNIKYCIRIGILFLAGIIVFGCNEDRQNEKDSDIFQINIPLTSGDKPLFADSLFCGKEIVPLETTPECLISQIDKLEIADDKLYLLDDEQDFIFIFSRQGKFIHGSSPIYMTDEYMVNFIEASFLVSYREQEGKIPELTQEWELNIKEEDNPCLYFYKLKN; this is encoded by the coding sequence ATGTCTAATATAAAATATTGCATTAGGATAGGAATTTTGTTTTTAGCCGGTATTATCGTTTTCGGTTGTAATGAAGATAGACAGAATGAAAAGGATTCCGATATATTTCAAATCAATATTCCTCTGACATCCGGGGATAAACCCTTATTTGCCGATTCGCTGTTTTGTGGGAAAGAAATAGTGCCCCTGGAAACAACTCCGGAATGCCTGATTTCCCAAATTGACAAACTGGAAATTGCGGATGATAAACTGTATCTGTTGGATGACGAACAGGATTTTATATTCATTTTCAGTAGACAAGGAAAATTTATTCATGGAAGTTCTCCTATTTACATGACTGATGAGTATATGGTAAATTTTATAGAAGCATCATTTCTTGTTTCCTATCGGGAACAAGAAGGAAAAATACCTGAGCTGACTCAAGAATGGGAATTAAATATCAAGGAAGAAGATAACCCTTGTCTTTATTTTTATAAATTGAAGAATTGA
- a CDS encoding TlpA family protein disulfide reductase, translated as MLFVCLTLSHFGYTQNDDRGYIVKVGDKAPDITITYTDGTRKKLSDFRGKIVMLQFTASWCGVCRKEMPFIEKDIWLKHKNNPHFALIGIDLKENREQTIQFGKDLKITYPLTLDPEGKAFYSFAAQGAGVTRNIIIDKQGKIVFMTRLYDPEEFGKMCEVIDRLLD; from the coding sequence ATGCTATTTGTTTGCCTGACGTTAAGTCATTTCGGTTATACCCAAAATGACGATCGGGGTTATATCGTAAAAGTGGGTGATAAAGCACCCGACATTACTATCACTTATACGGACGGAACCCGGAAAAAGCTATCCGATTTCCGCGGTAAAATCGTCATGTTACAATTTACAGCCAGTTGGTGCGGAGTATGCCGTAAAGAAATGCCTTTCATCGAAAAAGACATTTGGCTGAAACACAAAAATAATCCTCATTTTGCCCTGATCGGTATCGATCTGAAAGAAAACCGGGAACAGACAATACAGTTTGGCAAGGATTTAAAAATCACTTATCCATTGACCTTAGACCCCGAAGGTAAAGCCTTTTACTCCTTTGCTGCCCAGGGAGCCGGAGTCACCCGAAATATCATTATCGATAAACAAGGCAAGATAGTCTTCATGACCCGTCTCTACGATCCGGAAGAATTCGGGAAAATGTGCGAGGTCATCGACCGATTGCTGGATTAA
- a CDS encoding DNA/RNA non-specific endonuclease, protein MAGKKRSSRRWTRLIGGLLGLGIVWGFYVSRTSDKEIGAASLHEAKRLFEYTELLPSGEGEIVRHTYYTLSFNSRHKQANWVYYTLELEGKERVAERTDRFREDKKVSSGSAKPSDYIKSGYDRGHLCPAADMAHSAEAMEETFLMSNISPQLPVFNRGIWKSLEKLVRDWGEKERIYIVTGPVFKDNKGKIGRTGVTVPGFFYKVVYAPGARQMIAFVLPNTQEKRQLRDYAVTVDSVERLTNIDFFPQLSDTLENRLEAAVNYDSWR, encoded by the coding sequence ATGGCTGGAAAAAAAAGGTCTTCCCGGCGTTGGACAAGGCTTATTGGTGGCTTGTTAGGTTTGGGAATTGTCTGGGGGTTTTATGTCTCCCGGACTTCGGATAAAGAAATTGGAGCAGCCTCTTTGCATGAAGCAAAGAGGTTGTTTGAATATACGGAATTGCTTCCTTCAGGTGAGGGAGAAATTGTTCGTCATACTTATTATACGCTTAGTTTCAATAGTCGGCATAAACAAGCCAATTGGGTGTATTATACCTTGGAATTGGAAGGAAAAGAAAGGGTGGCCGAGCGTACAGACCGGTTTAGGGAAGATAAAAAAGTATCTTCCGGATCTGCGAAGCCTTCCGATTACATCAAAAGTGGATACGATCGCGGACATTTATGCCCCGCTGCCGATATGGCTCATTCTGCTGAGGCGATGGAGGAAACCTTTTTGATGTCGAATATTTCTCCTCAATTGCCGGTTTTTAACCGGGGAATATGGAAAAGCCTGGAAAAGCTAGTTCGGGATTGGGGAGAGAAAGAACGGATTTATATTGTCACCGGTCCTGTTTTTAAAGACAATAAAGGAAAAATCGGTCGGACTGGAGTTACCGTTCCCGGTTTTTTCTACAAAGTAGTTTATGCTCCCGGGGCCCGGCAAATGATTGCTTTTGTTCTTCCCAATACCCAAGAAAAAAGGCAATTGCGGGATTATGCAGTGACTGTGGATTCCGTAGAACGGCTCACAAACATCGATTTTTTCCCACAATTATCCGATACACTTGAAAATCGCCTTGAAGCGGCGGTCAATTATGACAGTTGGAGATAA
- a CDS encoding S41 family peptidase: MYNNKLKAIVLPVVIALAIVLGMGINSLLDHKEVPVNMGQRMIGSKLDYILNMINYSYVDSVDIHKIEEDAIPQILNDLDPHTVYIPAKDMQRVNEEMVGNFGGVGVQFYKYLDTVTVVKVVPGGPSEAAGLQDGDRIVKVNDSIVAGRNMNTDKIMSLMRGEIGTDVQLTIVRRGEKQPLIKNITRGSIPIKSVDVAYMFDDTTGFIKVKTFGMNTYDEFMASLAKLEGLGMKRLIVDLRENEGGILPIAIRMINEFLPEGKLILYTQGKASPRMDYNSNGKGKYQQLPLTVLIDEASASASEIFAGAIQDNDRGNIVGRRSFGKGLVQEQRLLPDNSALRLTVARYYVPSGRSIQKPYDEGKEKYYTDIYQRLLHGEFSQKDSIHFDEKLKFQTVGGRTVYGGGGIMPDLFVPGDTVGFSRYLVEVNRKNQYLYDFTFDFMDRHRQETKNIKDYKQLLKYLDRFDLVNEMADYAAARGLKRDEKGIRDSYDVLDSLIKAFIGRHVLDDDGFYPIFYQNDVTIKKAIEAQGTGVQAD, encoded by the coding sequence ATGTACAACAATAAATTGAAAGCAATTGTCTTGCCGGTGGTTATTGCCTTGGCTATTGTTTTAGGGATGGGGATCAATTCGCTGTTGGATCATAAAGAAGTGCCTGTAAATATGGGGCAGCGGATGATAGGTAGTAAATTGGATTATATTCTGAATATGATCAATTATTCCTATGTGGATTCGGTGGATATACATAAAATCGAGGAAGATGCTATCCCTCAGATATTGAATGATCTCGATCCGCATACGGTTTATATTCCGGCTAAAGATATGCAGCGGGTGAACGAAGAGATGGTGGGAAATTTCGGTGGAGTCGGGGTCCAGTTTTATAAATATCTGGATACGGTGACTGTCGTCAAAGTAGTTCCCGGTGGACCTTCAGAAGCTGCCGGGTTGCAGGATGGTGACCGGATTGTGAAAGTCAACGATTCTATCGTCGCTGGCCGGAATATGAATACGGATAAAATCATGTCTCTGATGCGGGGAGAAATCGGTACCGACGTACAGCTTACGATTGTCCGCCGTGGAGAAAAACAGCCGTTGATCAAAAATATCACCCGGGGAAGTATTCCTATCAAAAGTGTGGATGTGGCTTATATGTTCGACGATACGACCGGGTTTATCAAGGTGAAAACCTTCGGGATGAATACTTATGATGAATTTATGGCTTCCCTGGCTAAGCTTGAAGGCTTGGGAATGAAGCGGTTGATCGTTGATCTGCGCGAGAATGAAGGAGGGATTCTTCCGATTGCAATCCGTATGATCAATGAATTTTTGCCTGAAGGAAAATTGATTTTATATACGCAGGGAAAAGCTTCTCCCCGGATGGATTATAATTCCAATGGCAAGGGGAAATATCAACAATTGCCCCTGACGGTCCTGATCGACGAGGCGAGTGCTTCGGCCAGCGAGATTTTTGCCGGAGCGATTCAGGACAATGACCGGGGAAATATCGTCGGACGCCGTTCTTTCGGTAAAGGGTTGGTGCAGGAACAAAGGCTGCTGCCGGATAATTCGGCTTTACGATTGACGGTGGCCCGTTATTATGTGCCTTCCGGCCGTTCTATTCAAAAACCTTATGACGAAGGAAAAGAAAAATATTATACAGATATTTATCAACGCCTGTTGCATGGGGAATTTTCTCAGAAAGATAGTATACATTTTGATGAAAAACTTAAATTCCAGACGGTTGGCGGACGTACGGTATACGGTGGCGGCGGAATCATGCCCGATTTGTTCGTACCCGGAGATACGGTCGGTTTCTCCCGTTATTTGGTGGAGGTAAACCGGAAAAATCAGTATTTGTATGATTTCACTTTTGATTTTATGGACCGGCATCGTCAGGAAACTAAAAATATTAAGGATTATAAACAACTACTGAAGTATTTGGATCGCTTCGATCTGGTGAATGAAATGGCGGATTATGCAGCGGCCAGAGGACTGAAACGGGATGAAAAAGGGATCCGGGATTCTTATGATGTTCTTGATTCTTTAATCAAAGCCTTTATCGGACGGCATGTATTGGACGACGATGGTTTCTATCCGATCTTTTATCAGAATGATGTAACTATAAAGAAAGCGATTGAAGCACAAGGTACAGGGGTACAAGCTGATTAG